The Methanocella sp. DNA window CGTTGTGGCAGTGAACGGCGATAGGGATCTTAACGTTCCGGTAAACTTCAGCTGTCAGTTTATGCATCGTAACGGGCGATGCCACGCCCACGGTGTCGGGAATGTTCAGGACGTCGGCGCCCGCGTCCTCGGCTGCCTTGCAGATCTGCACCAGGTAGTCCATGTCAGTCCTCGTGGCGTCCATGGCGGAGAACATGCAGGGCAGGCCGTGCTTTTTCACGTACTCGACGGCCTCGACGGCCATGGCGACGACCTCCTCCCGCGACTTCTTTATCGTATTCTCCCGCTGGATGTCCGAAGTCGACACGAACGTATGGACCATGCCCACGTCCGCGTCGATGCACGCATCGATATCGGCCCTTATCACGCGGGCGAGGCCGCAGACGGCACAGTTCAGGCCAAGGTGAGAGATATCCTTTACGGAATCCTTCTCGCCGGCCGATGATATGGGAAAGCCGGCCTCGATAATATTCACGCCGAGCCTGTCTAGCTGGCGGGCGATCTCAAGTTTCTTTTCGTGCGTGAAAGACACGCCGGGCGTTTGCTCTCCATCGCGGAGAGTAGTATCAAAAATGTCTATGGTCTTATTCCTGTCCGGTATTTCAACAGTGTAAAAAACGATTCCCCATGTGAAATCACAATAGGGGAGTATGCATTCAAGTATAAGAACGTTTGTATGGGAATAAAGAACTCAGCATCAGTATCTCAGCCCCATCCTTGAATCGGGCGATATATATTCATAACTATTGCTCGTCACGCAAGAGCAAGTATTTATATCCCATCGAGTAAAACAGATTACACGTAGGAACTTGGTGTTGAAGTCGCAAGCTATATACCCCCCAAACTGTTGCTACTAAAATTTAATATTTCCAGGTTCCTACACGATATTATCTCATTGCTTATCGTACGCGGGAGCCGTCTTTTTCACCGGGGCCCGGGCAGGCCCGTACTTCAGTATCTTCACCGCCTCCTGCCAGAAGATGGCGACGAAGGCGAACGCGGCGATGAGCAGCACCTGCGAGGGCGAGAGGCCCGTGGCCTTGATGAGCGTGCCCAGAGGCGTGAAGACGACGGCGCAGAGGAAGGCGAACGCGGCGATGGCCCAGGCGTCCATCACCCGGTTCGTCAGCGGGCCCAGGGATATGAGCGGCTCGCGCGCCGAGCGCGACACGAACGCCAGGAAGATGTGCCCGATGATCCAGGCGGCGAAGGCGAACGTTTGCGCTTCCGCCACGGGGTATCCGCGATACAGCGCATAATAGAAAGCGCCGAAGACGGCGGCGAACAGGCTGAGGCCGGACAGGGCGATGCCCAAGACCATGCCCCGGTCGAACAATTTCTTTTTTCGCTCCGGCTCGTAGATGGAGCGCTCCGCGGGCTCAGCCACGAACCCGGCCGAGGCCGCCAGGTCCATGAACAGCTCGAGGAGAATGATCTGGATGGGCGCCAGCGGCATGGGCAGGCTCAGCAGCACCGGGACTAAGAACACGAGTACCAGGGCAGTCTTGACCGATAAATAGTACTTAAGGCCTTTTTTCAGGTTATCGAAGAACTTCCGCCCCTGGAATATGCCGTGGCTGATCGTGACGTAGTTATCGTCGGCGAGCACCACGTCGGCGGCCTCCCGGGCCACGTCCGTGCCCTTGATGCCCATGGATATGCCGATGTCGGCCCCCTTCAGCGCCAGCGTGTCGTTGATGCCGTCGCCCGTGACCGCCACGACCTCGCCGTTCGCCCGGAGGGCCTTCACCAGCCGGTACTTGTCCTCGGGCGTCGTCCTCGCGAAGACCGAAACGTCCTCGACGACCCGGCGCAGCTCGTCGTCCGGCATCTGGCTCATCTGAGCCCCGGTCACGACGCGCTCTGCCGGTATGCCCACCTCGCCCGCTATATAGGCGGCGGTCTTCGGGTGGTCCCCGGTGACCATGATGGTGCGTATCCCCGCCCCGCTCGCCGTCTCGATGGTCCGCTTAACGCCGGGGCGCGGAGGGTCCTCGATCCCGGCGATGCCCACGACGTCCATGCCTTTTTCCAGCTCCTGGAACGGCCTGTCTTTATCGGCTTCCGCGACGGTCTTCCTGGCCACGGCCACCACGCGGCGCCCTTTTGAGGCATCGTCCGCGATGGCCCTATCGATGTCCGGCCGCGGCACGGATGAGCTTTTTAGGACTTGCTCGGGCGCCCCGGTAAGCAGCAGCTCCAGGCCCCCGGGCATGCGCCGCAGGAGCGCCCGTGTCTTCAGCTCCGGGTCGAAGCTCCGCTCCCGCAAGACCTCGCCCCGGGCCGTGAGCCCCGACTCATGGGCTTTTTCAGCGATTGCCCGGTCCGTCGGCGAAAGTGAGATATCGGTCATGGAGTCGAGCGCGGCACCGAGCACGGCATTGCCAGCCGGGAACACGTCCGCCACGCGCATCCTGTTCTCGGTGATGGTGCCCGTCTTATCCGTGAGGATGACCGTGGCGTCGCCTAGCACCTCGGCCGCCTTTAGCTTTTTAACCAGAAAGTTCTCCTTCGAGAGCTGGTACGCGCCCAGCCCCAGGACCATCGTGATTATGATGGGCAGTTCCTCGGGGATGACCGCGAAGGCCAGCGCCAGGCCGGTCAGGATCATCTCCCGCAGCGGCTGCCCCCGGAGGTAGCCCAGCAGCGGTATAGTGATGCTGAAGAACAGCGCCACGAATACGAGGCTCCCGGCCAGGGATTTCATGGCTTTCTGCAGCGGCGTCTTAGGCGGTTTTATGGCCCGGGCCGTGGCCGATAGCCTGCCGAGCCTGGTATTTTTGCCCGTCGCCTCCACTTCCGCCTTGCCCTCGCCCGATACGACCACGGTGCCCGCGAATATCCCGTCTCCCGCCCTTTTATACTCGGGGAAGGACTCGCCGGTGAGCGCCGACTCGTCCGCCTGGATACTGTAGGAGACGGCCAGCCGCGCGTCGGCCGCCACCCGGGTGCCCTGGCCTAAAACCAGCACGTCCCCGGGCACCACGTCCTCGGTCCTTATCTCCCCCACACGGCCCTCCCTCACTACGCGGGTCCTCGGCGCCGCCATCTTCGACAGCGAGGCGATGGCCTTCTTCGCCCGGTACTCGTTCCACACCTCGGCCAGCACCAGCAGGACGATGACCACGAAGATGGTGAGGGCGTCCTCGAGCTTGCCCCAGAACGAGTAGACGGCGCCCACGAAGAGCAGCAAAAGTATCATCGGCTCGGTAATTTCCTCCGCGACGATGCCCAGGAAGCTTACCTCCCCGGGCCTGGTTATCCGGTTCGGCCCGTACTTCGCCAGGCGCTCCCCGGCCTCCGTTTCAGTTAAGCCCGACATGCCCCGGGCAGTCTGATCCT harbors:
- a CDS encoding cation-transporting P-type ATPase, translated to MVDGVEDQTARGMSGLTETEAGERLAKYGPNRITRPGEVSFLGIVAEEITEPMILLLLFVGAVYSFWGKLEDALTIFVVIVLLVLAEVWNEYRAKKAIASLSKMAAPRTRVVREGRVGEIRTEDVVPGDVLVLGQGTRVAADARLAVSYSIQADESALTGESFPEYKRAGDGIFAGTVVVSGEGKAEVEATGKNTRLGRLSATARAIKPPKTPLQKAMKSLAGSLVFVALFFSITIPLLGYLRGQPLREMILTGLALAFAVIPEELPIIITMVLGLGAYQLSKENFLVKKLKAAEVLGDATVILTDKTGTITENRMRVADVFPAGNAVLGAALDSMTDISLSPTDRAIAEKAHESGLTARGEVLRERSFDPELKTRALLRRMPGGLELLLTGAPEQVLKSSSVPRPDIDRAIADDASKGRRVVAVARKTVAEADKDRPFQELEKGMDVVGIAGIEDPPRPGVKRTIETASGAGIRTIMVTGDHPKTAAYIAGEVGIPAERVVTGAQMSQMPDDELRRVVEDVSVFARTTPEDKYRLVKALRANGEVVAVTGDGINDTLALKGADIGISMGIKGTDVAREAADVVLADDNYVTISHGIFQGRKFFDNLKKGLKYYLSVKTALVLVFLVPVLLSLPMPLAPIQIILLELFMDLAASAGFVAEPAERSIYEPERKKKLFDRGMVLGIALSGLSLFAAVFGAFYYALYRGYPVAEAQTFAFAAWIIGHIFLAFVSRSAREPLISLGPLTNRVMDAWAIAAFAFLCAVVFTPLGTLIKATGLSPSQVLLIAAFAFVAIFWQEAVKILKYGPARAPVKKTAPAYDKQ